A section of the Paralichthys olivaceus isolate ysfri-2021 chromosome 14, ASM2471397v2, whole genome shotgun sequence genome encodes:
- the prorsd1 gene encoding prolyl-tRNA synthetase associated domain-containing protein 1 isoform X1 yields the protein MSDLRSELQKFLETLNIQTTCVEHPPVFTVEEMMPHLQDVSGAVTKNLFLKDKKKKGLWLVSARHDRQVNLNDLAKKLGVGSGNLRFADEAAMLEKLKVGQGCATALALLFDKDQSVKFVLDRDLVEGDHKMVYFHPMTNAATMGLRPDDLLRFLKETGHEPVLESFE from the exons ATGTCGGATTTACGCTCAGAGCTGCAGAAGTTCCTGGAAACGTTGAACATCCAAACCACGTGTGTTGAGCATCCTCCG GTTTTCACGGTGGAGGAGATGATGCCTCACCTGCAGGACGTGAGCGGAGCCGTCACTAAAAACCTCTTCttgaaggacaagaagaagaaaggccTGTGGCTGGTGTCGGCTCGCCACGACCGCCAG GTAAACCTCAATGACCTCGCCAAGAAGCTCGGCGTCGGCAGCGGCAACCTGCGCTTCGCGGACGAGGCGGCCATGTTGGAGAAACTCAAG gtgGGCCAGGGATGTGCGACGGCTCTCGCTCTGCTCTTCGATAAAGACCAGAGCGTGAAGTTCGTCCTGGACCGGGACCTGGTGGAGGGCGACCATAAGATGGTCTACTTCCACCCAATGACCAACGCTGCCACCATGGGGCTCCGCCCGGACGACCTGCTGCGCTTCCTGAAGGAGACGGGACACGAACCCGTCCTGGAGAGCTTCGAGTAG
- the lhb gene encoding lutropin subunit beta, producing the protein MSMQISLRVKVPLTLIFFLSSMWPLAPAVAFQLPTCLLIKQMVSLEKEGCPKCHTVETTICSGHCKTKDPVAKIPFLNMYQHVCTYQELYYKTFELPDCPPGVDPTVSYPVAVSCYCGRCALNTSDCTFQSLQPDFCMNDIPFYD; encoded by the exons atGTCGATGCAGATCAGCCTGAGAGTGAAGGTCCCTCTGACgctgattttctttctctcctccatgtGGCCCCTGGCCCCCGCAG TGGCCTTCCAGCTGCCGACGTGTCTTCTCATCAAGCAAATGGTGTCTCTGGAGAAGGAGGGCTGTCCCAAGTGTCACACCGTGGAAACCACCATCTGCAGTGGACACTGCAAAACCAAG GATCCCGTTGCCAAGATCCCCTTCCTCAACATGTACCAGCACGTGTGCACGTACCAGGAGCTGTACTACAAGACGTTTGAACTTCCGGACTGTCCTCCAGGCGTGGACCCGACCGTCTCCTACCCTGTGGCCGTGAGCTGTTACTGCGGCCGCTGTGCGCTCAACACGTCCGACTGCACCTTCCAGAGCCTGCAGCCAGACTTCTGCATGAACGACATCCCCTTCTACGACTGA
- the prorsd1 gene encoding prolyl-tRNA synthetase associated domain-containing protein 1 isoform X2, producing MMPHLQDVSGAVTKNLFLKDKKKKGLWLVSARHDRQVNLNDLAKKLGVGSGNLRFADEAAMLEKLKVGQGCATALALLFDKDQSVKFVLDRDLVEGDHKMVYFHPMTNAATMGLRPDDLLRFLKETGHEPVLESFE from the exons ATGATGCCTCACCTGCAGGACGTGAGCGGAGCCGTCACTAAAAACCTCTTCttgaaggacaagaagaagaaaggccTGTGGCTGGTGTCGGCTCGCCACGACCGCCAG GTAAACCTCAATGACCTCGCCAAGAAGCTCGGCGTCGGCAGCGGCAACCTGCGCTTCGCGGACGAGGCGGCCATGTTGGAGAAACTCAAG gtgGGCCAGGGATGTGCGACGGCTCTCGCTCTGCTCTTCGATAAAGACCAGAGCGTGAAGTTCGTCCTGGACCGGGACCTGGTGGAGGGCGACCATAAGATGGTCTACTTCCACCCAATGACCAACGCTGCCACCATGGGGCTCCGCCCGGACGACCTGCTGCGCTTCCTGAAGGAGACGGGACACGAACCCGTCCTGGAGAGCTTCGAGTAG